The window ATCCCATCGACGTCGTTAAAGATGGTGTAATTATTCATTGGGACGCAACAGCTCGtcgctaatttaaaaacttccGTTGCGCAAACCGCGGCAATGATCGCGTTGGTCGAGGCAACCGCGGGAATTATGTTTTTCACGACTCCTTGGACTAAACGATAAGTTAACCCGTTTATGTTAAATTGCAAAGCGCGTTCCATCGATTTTTCGTAAATCCAAcctatacagggtggttcagtttttaatcgggaaactttactaggacgtagtacttgccaaaaaacacaagttttttatatacacaTAGGGTCACAACTCTTTTGTTTCCGAGCTATAagctgtcaaagttgagccaaaaatttacattttatcttttatttcgggtATGAGTAAAccaaagaatttgaaattttgtatgtatgtactactggttcatatcttattttcaaccataccttaaacttccctagcgccctctaaggggatgaaattcacaacgtgtttgatttttttataacaacttcttaacgccatggaatattaacataaaaaaaatatgggttgtaaagcttattcattattggtacttttttgtctctttagttttttccttaaagataatagttttagcgtaaaaaaagaaaatatgctACATTGGACTGTAAAGCGctgctattattaaaaaaaaaattttctttataggtAGCTATGGAAGTTGTGCACTTACTAGGATCTAGTACTAActaaataacaccaattaattgtgattttcataagaaaaaccataaataagattaatGCCTGTCTGAACAaattacgttgttttaaacaatattaaaaaattgatgctCTTGCTTAATAAccgtcaaaaattattaataaccagAAATAATTATGAGGATTCActgtaaataaaacttacatgtTCTCAGAGctaacttttagaataattttagctAAACATGGCGGCATATAGCGGTACATGgcacgatattttatttttttacacggaaactattaactataaggaaaatactaaagagacaaaaaagtaccactaAAGAATAAGCTATACAatccatattttttatgttaatattccatagcgttaaaaagttcttataaaaaaatcaagagagtggtgaatttcatccctttagagggcgctagtgaagtttaaggtatgcttgaaaataaggtcttaACCAGTAGTGAATacgtacaaagtttcaaattcaacGGTTTACTTACAgccgaaatacaaaacaaaatgtaaattttcggatcaactttgatcgctcatagctctaaaacaaaagagttgcgaccctatgtttatataaaatacttgtgttattttggcaagtactacatcctagtaaagtttcccgattaaaaactgaaccaccctgtatgtTGGGGGTCATCTCCGTCTAAATTAACCCCCCAAGGGTTTTCTCTCGCCCATTGGATTGCTTTAACATACTCGATGCAATGTTCGGGAAGTCTTGGGGTATTTTGCTCCTGGAAAATagtattaaagaagaaattgttaaattatatagtaaaaagtaaaaaaaaaattttcaaaaaatcatatctactatgtttttgagaattttgataagatatatatgttaaattgaagcttaaagattctagtttatggtgtgatataaaaactattagatgatattattgtaatttcaaaaaaaaaattttaaagaagaaactgtcaaatctataaataaaaaaaatacaaaatttcaaaaaatcatatcttctttatttttaaagataagaaTGTGTactatatctcaaattaaagcggaaacattctaaattatgatatgatatagaaaagaTAGGGttcgattataaaaattttgagaaatgtcatcttaaacgaaaaattgtaaaattggtaTAGACagcttaaaacattaaaaatttcaaaaaataatatcttctttatttttaaaggtaagGATAtgtattatatctcaaattaaaggagaaacattctaaattatgatatgatatagaaaagaTAGGGttcgattataaaaattttgagagaTGTCAtcataaacgaaaaattgtaaaattggtaTAGACagcttaaaaaattaaaatttcaaaaaatcatatcttctttatttttaaaggtaagGATAtgtattatatctcaaattaaaggagaaacattctaaattatgatatgatatagaaaagaTAGGGTccgattataaaaattttaagataatgttattaaaattttctaaaaaatgacaaattaataataaaaaataatacgaaattttcaaaaaatcatatatacttcatttttaagaattatgatatgatatgtatgttaaatgcTTAACATACATaaaaagcttaaagattctagtttatgatgtgtaGGGCACAGAACtttctaaaacgattttcttaataaaagaaatatataaaaaaatatatataaattctttttggaggttatgttcttaattattgatcaaatccaaaatttctattaacaaaatttgtttaaaattacttcaggaacagtgtttgttaataaaattttttgctaacttgaaattttaatttccctctgaatagtatgaaaattaatatttttgaggttatatccttattgttgatttaatcaaaaaaatgttgttaataaaatttgtttagaattacttcaggaacagtgtttgttaataaaaatttttgctaacttgaaattttaatttcccactgaatagtatgctacaaaaattaatatttttgaggtaatatccttattattgatttaatcaaaaaatgttattaacaaaatttgtttagaattacttcaggaatagtgtttgttaatacaatttttttctaacttgaaattttaatttccctctgaatagtatgccatcaaaattaattatctcaacaattatcgtttttattaaaaaatgttttaaataaaatttgtttcaatttcgattttgaatcaatcatcttaataaaaaatttttacatctctattaattaagcatttaagtataattatgtataaaaacgggaaaattattattttgaggttatctccttaattattgattaaatcaaaaaaaattgttaaaaaagtctgtttagaattgtttcaggaacaatttttgttaacacaatttttgtctaacttgaaattttaatttcccactgaatagtatgccacaaaaattaatatttttggggttatatctttatttttcatttaatcaaaaaatgctattaacaaaatttgtttagaatcacttcaggaacagtgtttgttaacaaaatttgttgctaacttgaaattttaatttccctctgaatagtataaaaattaatatttttgaggttattccttattgttgatttaatcaaaaaatgttattaacaaaatatgtttagaattacttcaagaacagtgtttgttaataaaattttttgctaacttgaaattttaatttccctctgaatagtataaaaattaatatttttgaggtaatatccttattgttgatttaatcaaaaaatgttgttaacaaaatgtgtttagaattacttcaggaacaatttttgttaacacaatttttttctaacttgaaattttaatttcccactgaatagtatgccacaaaaattaatatttttgaggttatatctttatttttgatttaatcaaaaaatattataaacaaaatttgtttagaatcacttcaggaacagtgtttgttaacaaaatttattgctaacttgaaattttaatttcccactgaatagtatgctacaaaaattaatatttttgaggttatgtccttattgttgatctaatcaaaaaatgttgttaacaaaacttgttcagaattacttcaggaacaattttttgctaacttgaaattttaatttccctcggAATAGTAtgccatcaaaattaattatctcgataatcattggttttatcaaaatatgttttaaataaaacttgtttcaatttcgattttgaatcaattatattaataacaaatttttgcatctctattaattaagcatctaagtgtggttatgtataaaaacggaaaaataattattttggggttatctctttaattattgattaaatcaaaaaaaattgttgacaaagctTGTTCAGAATTGTATCAGGAACactttttgttaacacaattcttttctaacttgaaattttaatttcccactgaatagtatgttataaaaattaatatttttggggttatatccttattattgatttaaccaaaaaatgttgttaacaaaatttgtttagaattacttcaggaacagtgtttgttaatacaattttgttctaacttgaaattttaatttccctctgaatagtatgccatcaaaattaattatctcaacaattatcgtttttattaagaaatgttttaaataaaatttgtttcaatttcgattttgaatcaattatcttaatagaaaaattttacatctctattaattaagcatctaagtgtgattatgtataaaaacggaaaaattattattttgaggttatttccttaattattgattaaatcaaaaaaaattgttgacaaagtttgtttagaattgtttcaggaacaatttttgttaacacaatttttatctaacttgaaattttaatttcccactgaatagtatgccataaaaattaatatttttgaggttatgtccttattgttgatttaatcaaaaaatgttgttaacaaaatgtgtttagaattacatcaggaacagtgtttattaataaaaatttttgctaacttgaaattttaatttcccactgaatagtataaaaataatatttttgaggtaatatccttattgttgatttaatcaaaaaatgttgttaacaaaatttgtttagaattatcTCAGGAACAGCGTttgctaataaaattttttgctaacttgaaattttaatttccctctgaatagtataaaaattaatatttttgaggttattccttattgttgatttaatcaaaaaatgttgttaacaaaatgtgtttagaattacttcaggaacagtgtttgttaataaaattttttgctaacttgaaattttaatttcccactgaacagtatgttGTTCagaagaattatgatatgatatattatatgttaaataaaccataaaataattaatatcaaacTAATAAAATACCATTTAAGggttaaaacattaaaaacgaagtaaaaaggaacaaaaatttatttcttactGCATTTCAACATCTTCAACTAAATACTTAAGCTTCAAAACCATCGTACTCGGCGACGTCAAATCCGCCACCATAATCTCAGAGTTATCCTTCAACCCCAATTCGATCAAACTTTTCGACAAATTCTCCCGCGTTTTTTCCTCGATACTTTTAATACTCGACATATACAAGGTCTTATTTTTCCCCTCGATAACCGTCGTTAATCCGGGATTTTTCATTTGAAAGGAAGCGCTCTCGCATAACATTCGAATCAAATCTTTTAGCTTGTATTTATCGGGATCTTTAATTTGTACGGTCGTGGGGATTTGGGAACAAGCCAAACAGTTATCTTTCTTTTCCGCCTCATAAGTGTAGGTGTAAATCCCATCGACGTCGTTAAAAACGGTGTAATTATTCATTGGGACGCAACAGCTCGtcgctaatttaaaaacttccGTTGCGCAGACCGCGGCAATGATCGCGTTGGTCGAGGCAACCGCGGGAATTATATTTTTCACGACTCCTTGGACTAAACGATAAGTTAACCCGTTTATGTTAAATTGCAAAGCGCGTTCCATCGATTTTTCGTAAATCCAACCTATATGTTGGGGGTCATCTCCGTCTAAATTAACCCCCCAAGGATTTTCTTTCCCCCATTGGATTACTTTAACATACTCAATACAATGTTCAGGAAGTCTTGGGGTATTGGCTATTGTACATAAAGGATAATTGACTTGTGGGGGGTACAAATCTAAGGTGCAATCAATACAAGGGGACAAACCAGGTAAAATAACTCTTGCATTTCCTTTAAAACCTTCGGTTCcttaaaacaacaattaaaattactttattgATTTACAACAACATAAATAGCGCCCTCTACCTCCATCAACTAATGGTATAATACTAGTTTGGTCTAAAACTCCATCTTCATAGCTCAACATTGAAATCAACATCCCATTAATCCATCTTCTAGCAACAATCGAATCTAACCCACACACAATGATGTGAAATTGCTTGTAAAAACCTTCATCATAATCTTGAATCTTGCAAAAATGGGGGGTCACTTGGCATCCCCCCACGCGGCGGTTAATAAAAGATGAAGCAATTTCAGCTTTGGACATACCTATATCTTTGTGTCTAAACAAAAATTGGCGGTTTAAATTCGATAATTCGATCGTGTCCATGTCGATTACGTGGAGTTGTTTGAACCCCATTAGGGCCAAATCTTTGAGGAGTTCGCACCCGAGCCCCCCGGCCCCAATCACCAACACTTTACACGTTGTCATCACGAAATCGAGGATTTCCTTCGACGGCTCGAATTCGGGGTGGCAAAAAGGCCCCGGGCGCTCTAAAATCTTCCTTAAATGAGTCCATCGTTTCTCTTGAATTTCGGACATGTCAACAAAATTAGGTAAAATGACAACTGACGTTTCGTGATTTGacttaaactttttaaataattttattgatttaattaataatgaatttggggttgtaattttaattaaattattatgattaattaaaattaaagcgatttgattaaaaaaaaatgatatataaaaattgcgATTTAACAATATAGGTCCCTGTAATCGgtaagttatttaataatcataaatgcaattaatttctttttacaacTATTAACAATCGATTTTGTTCctaattttaaatctatttataatccaaacaagaattaaattaaattaaattgaattaaaaaatgaaaagttaaaATACCTTAATTGGTAATACGTTTCATAGATGGCTCCACCAAATAAAAacacaatattattattattaactttaaatttaaatgtaattgttaatattatatatagtttttattacatattgtGATTCTACACACAAAAATACGTCGATTTTGATGAAACGTATTGACACCTagcacttttagtttttgagtgattttaattagaaatttttaattgctaaaaaaag of the Onthophagus taurus isolate NC chromosome 10, IU_Otau_3.0, whole genome shotgun sequence genome contains:
- the LOC111423249 gene encoding nedd8-activating enzyme E1 catalytic subunit-like, producing the protein MSEIQEKRWTHLRKILERPGPFCHPEFEPSKEILDFVMTTCKVLVIGAGGLGCELLKDLALMGFKQLHVIDMDTIELSNLNRQFLFRHKDIGMSKAEIASSFINRRVGGCQVTPHFCKIQDYDEGFYKQFHIIVCGLDSIVARRWINGMLISMLSYEDGVLDQTSIIPLVDGGTEGFKGNARVILPGLSPCIDCTLDLYPPQVNYPLCTIANTPRLPEHCIEYVKVIQWGKENPWGVNLDGDDPQHIGWIYEKSMERALQFNINGLTYRLVQGVVKNIIPAVASTNAIIAAVCATEVFKLATSCCVPMNNYTVFNDVDGIYTYTYEAEKKDNCLACSQIPTTVQIKDPDKYKLKDLIRMLCESASFQMKNPGLTTVIEGKNKTLYMSSIKSIEEKTRENLSKSLIELGLKDNSEIMVADLTSPSTMVLKLKYLVEDVEMQSKIPQDFPNIASSMLKQSNGREKTLGGLI